From a region of the Spelaeicoccus albus genome:
- a CDS encoding F0F1 ATP synthase subunit epsilon: protein MSELEVDVVAADHEVWSGKAKLVVARTADGEIGVMPRHEPVLATLAHGDVRITTVTGELIVARADGGFLSVENDRVAVVADEASLAQG, encoded by the coding sequence GTGAGCGAACTCGAAGTCGACGTCGTCGCTGCGGATCACGAGGTCTGGTCGGGCAAGGCCAAGCTCGTTGTCGCGCGGACGGCGGACGGTGAGATCGGCGTGATGCCCCGGCACGAGCCGGTGCTTGCCACGCTGGCGCACGGCGACGTTCGGATCACCACGGTGACGGGCGAGCTCATCGTCGCCCGTGCCGACGGCGGCTTCCTGTCAGTGGAAAACGATCGAGTGGCAGTCGTCGCCGACGAAGCGTCGCTCGCTCAGGGTTAA
- a CDS encoding DUF2550 domain-containing protein, translating to MSLTIVVPAVLLAIVLLVIIVFSVRRRHLSRVIGAFDCSVFVGGPVYPARRPHWRLGVSVYGKDRVDWYPVFALAGRPHLSWLRGDVEIVTREVPSDGEQFAVLPGALLVTCRSKKSGDFRIAVSPEAYAGLASWLEAAPPGQVGWMGRFT from the coding sequence GTGTCACTCACGATTGTCGTCCCGGCTGTACTGCTGGCAATCGTGCTGCTCGTTATCATAGTGTTCAGCGTTCGACGGCGACATCTTTCGCGCGTGATCGGCGCTTTCGATTGTTCCGTGTTCGTCGGCGGGCCGGTGTACCCGGCTCGCCGACCGCATTGGCGCCTCGGCGTCTCGGTGTACGGCAAAGATCGTGTCGATTGGTATCCGGTCTTTGCGCTGGCCGGCAGGCCTCATTTGAGTTGGCTCCGCGGCGACGTCGAGATCGTCACGCGAGAAGTGCCCTCGGACGGCGAGCAGTTCGCCGTGTTGCCGGGGGCTCTTTTGGTGACATGCAGAAGCAAGAAATCCGGAGACTTCCGGATCGCCGTGAGTCCGGAGGCCTATGCCGGCCTCGCCTCATGGCTCGAGGCCGCTCCGCCCGGCCAAGTCGGGTGGATGGGCAGGTTTACGTAA